Proteins encoded by one window of Chiroxiphia lanceolata isolate bChiLan1 chromosome 26, bChiLan1.pri, whole genome shotgun sequence:
- the JUP gene encoding LOW QUALITY PROTEIN: junction plakoglobin (The sequence of the model RefSeq protein was modified relative to this genomic sequence to represent the inferred CDS: deleted 2 bases in 1 codon), which produces MEVMNMMEQPIKVTEWQQTYTYDSGIHSGVNTQVPSVSSKCLGDDDEVYGKQYTIKKTTTTSYCQGGSQGQSQAQADMEAQLAMTRAQRVRAAMYPETVEDRSLLITTQLEGQQTNVQRLAEPSQMLKSAIVHLINYQDDAELATRAIPELTKLLNDEDPVVVSKAAMIVNQLSKKEASRRALMQSPQIVAAVVRTMQSTSDLDTARCTTSILHNLSHHREGLLSIFKSGGIPALVRMLSSPVESVLFYAITTLHNLLLYQEGAKMAVRLADGLQKMVPLLNKNNPKFLAITTDCLQLLAYGNQESKLIILANGGPQALVQIMRSYNYEKLLWTTSRVLKVLSVCPSNKPAIVEAGGMQALGKHLTSSSPRLVQNCLWTLRNLSDVATKQEGLDGVLKILVNQLSSDDVNVLTCATGTLSNLTCNNSKNKTLVTRSNGVEALIHTILRAGDKEDITEPAVCALRHLTSRHPEAEMAQNSVRLNYGIPAIVKLLNQPNQWPLVKATIGLIRNLALCPANHAPLQEAAVIPRLVQLLVKAHQDAQRHVAAGTQQPYTDGVKMEEIVEGCTGALHILARDPMNRMEIFRLNTIPLFVQLLYSPVENIQRVAAGVLCELAQDKEAADAIDAEGASAPLMELLHSRNEGTATYAAAVLFRISEDKNPDYRKRVSVELTNSLFKHDPAAWEAAQSMIPINEPYSDELDPGYRPMYSGDIPLDPIDMHMDMDGDYPMDAYSDGVRAPFADHMLA; this is translated from the exons ATGGAGGTGATGAACATGATGGAGCAGCCAATCAAGGTGACGGAGTGGCAACAGACCTACACCTATGACTCCGGAATCCACTCCGGCGTCAACACCCAGGTGCCCTCTGTCAGCAGCAAGTGCCTCGGGGACGATGATGAGGTGTATGGGAAGCAGTACACCATCAAGAAGACGACCACCACAAGTTACTGCCAGGGAGGAAGCCAGGGCCAGAGCCAAGCGCAAG CGGACATGGAGGCTCAGCTGGCCATGACCCGCGCCCAGCGTGTCCGAGCTGCCATGTACCCCGAGACAGTGGAGGACCGCTCGCTCCTCATCACCACCCAGCTGGAGGGGCAGCAGACCAACGTGCAGCGCCTGGCAGAGCCCTCCCAGATGCTGAAGTCGGCCATCGTGCACCTCATCAACTACCAGGACGATGCCGAGCTGGCCACACGCGCCATCCCGGAGCTCACCAAGCTGCTCAACGACGAGGACCCG GTGGTTGTCAGCAAGGCAGCCATGATTGTGAACCAGCTGTCCAAGAAGGAGGCGTCGCGCCGCGCGCTGATGCAGTCGCCGCAGATCGTGGCGGCCGTGGTGCGCACCATGCAGAGCACCAGCGACCTGGACACGGCCCGCTGCACCACCAGCATCCTGCACAACCTCTCGCACCACCGCGAGGGCCTGCTCTCCATCTTCAAGTCTGGTGGCATCCCAGCCCTCGTCAGGATGCTGAG CTCACCTGTGGAGTCGGTCCTTTTCTACGCCATCACCACCCTGCACAACCTGCTGCTGTACCAGGAGGGGGCCAAGATGGCTGTGCGCTTGGCTGACGGGCTGCAGAAGATGGTTCCCCTGCTGAACAAGAACAACCCCAAGTTCCTGGCCATCACCACTGACTGCCTCCAGCTTCTGGCCTACGGGAACCAGGAGAGCAAG CTGATTATTTTGGCCAATGGAGGACCCCAGGCCCTGGTGCAGATCATGCGCAGCTACAACTATGAGAAGCTGCTCTGGACCACAAGCCGGGTGCTCAAGGTGCTGTCGGTGTGTCCCAGCAACAAGCCTGCCATTGTCGAGGCTG gtgGCATGCAGGCATTGGGCAAGCACCTgaccagctccagccccaggctggtCCAGAACTGCCTCTGGACCCTGCGGAACCTCTCTGACGTGGCAACCAAACAG GAGGGCCTGGACGGCGTCCTCAAGATCCTGGTGAACCAGCTGAGCTCCGACGACGTGAACGTGCTGACCTGTGCCACTGGCACCCTCTCCAACCTGACCTGCAACAACAGCAAGAACAAGACGCTGGTGACC AGGTCGAACGGGGTGGAGGCCCTGATCCACACCATCCTGCGGGCGGGCGACAAGGAGGACATCACCGAGCCGGCCGTCTGCGCCCTGCGGCACCTCACCAGCCGGCACCCCGAGGCCGAGATGGCACAGAACTCTGTGCGGCTCAACTACGGCATCCCCGCCATCGTCAAGCTCCTCAACCAGCCCAACCAGTGGCCACTGGTCAAG gcTACCATAGGCCTGATCCGCAACCTGGCCCTGTGCCCGGCCAACCATGCCCCGCTGCAGGAGGCCGCCGTCATCCCCCGCCTGGTCCAGCTGCTGGTCAAGGCTCACCAGGACGCCCAGCGACACGTAGCCGCCGGCACACAGCAGCCCTACACA GATGGAGTGAAGATGGAAGAGATCGTGGAGGGGTGCACGGGGGCCCTGCACATCCTGGCCCGGGACCCCATGAACCGCATGGAGATCTTCCGCCTCAACACCATCCCTCTCTTTGTGCAG ctcctgtACTCGCCCGTGGAGAACATCCAGCGCGTGGCAGCGGGTGTGCTGTGTGAGCTGGCCCAGGACAAGGAGGCGGCGGATGCCATCGATGCCGAGGGGGCCTCGGCTCCCCTGATGGAGCTGCTGCACTCCCGGAATGAGGGAACAG CCACCTACGCAGCCGCTGTGCTCTTCCGCATCTCGGAGGACAAGAACCCCGACTACAGGAAGCGCGTCTCCGTGGAGCTCACCAACTCCCTCTTCAAGCACGACCCGGCAGCCTGGGAGGCG GCTCAGAGCATGATCCCCATCAATGAGCCCTACTCAGACG AACTGGACCCCGGCTACCGCCCCATGTACTCGGGTGACATCCCCCTGGACCCCATCGACATGCACATGGACATGGACGGGGACTACCCCATGGACGCCTACAGCGACGGCGTCCGGGCGCCCTTCGCTGACCACATGCTCGCCTAA